The nucleotide sequence TAGAAAGCCTAACATTTCTCACTTTAGAACTTTTGGCTACAAATGTTTCATACACAATAATAGTAAGGATAATCTTGGAAAATTTGATGCCAAAAGTGATGAGGGGatcttcttaggttattcacCACATAGTAAAGCCTATAGGGTTTTTGAATAACACATCCAGTTGTGTTGAAGAAAGCATAAATGTGATGTTTGATGAATTCTATGATAAGACTAACCTGCAGAAAGGAAGCGATACTAAGGAACAGGTTGCATAACATGTTCCAACGACTGAAACATTCAAACCTAGAGGTATTTTCACAGGGGGAACTGAAGCTGAAGGTTTAGTGATAGGGGGAATTGAGCCATCAACTGACTCTCATTAGAACATCAGCAGTGATCCTAGCAGCTCACTTAGCTTGATCCCAAAAGGATTCAAATATCAAGGCTCACACCTCATTGAAAATATACTTACCGACCTCAATTCTGGTATCACCACAAGATATGGACTAAGAAGTATGTGTGCATTCAAGGTATTTCTATCAGAGATAGAGCCAAAGAAGGTAACTGAGGCATTGCTTGATATTGATTGGATCATAGCTATGCAGGATGAATTGAACTATTTTGAGAAAAGCAAAGTATGGCACTTAGTTCCTCTTCCAAAAGAAAGATCAATAATTgggactaagtgggtgtacagaaataaagttgatgagcatagAACAGTCACAAGAAACAAGGCAAGACTGGTGGttcaaggatacaatcaagaagaaggaATTAACTTTGATGAGACCTTTTCTCCTGTAGCCAAACTTAAAACTATAAGACTACTTGTTACCTTTGCTTCTTACATGGAGTTTATTTTGtatcagatggatgtgaagagtgcatttCTGAATGGCATTCTCAAGGAAAAAGTATATGTCAAGTAACCCTCAGGATTTGAAAGTAAAGAGTTTCCATACTATGTCTACAAGATGGACAAAGCTttgtatggattgaaacaagctccaagatCTTGGTATGAAAGACTGTCCAAATTTCTATTGGAACATAGACATACCaaaggtaaaattgacaatacctttttcttgaaaactaatggaaaggatttgttagttgtgtaggtgtatgtggatgatattatttttagcTCAACAAATATGCTTATGACTCATGAGtttcatgagttgtgaatttgagataagCATGATGGGAGAGCTAAATTACTTTTTGGGCTTGCAAATAAAGCAGTCAACCTCAGGAAAAATGATTCACCAATAGAAGTATATCAAAGAGcttctcaagaaattctccatggaAGAGGCAAAAGAGATAAGTACTCCTATTACTACTACCACAAAGCTAGACTTGGATGAAACAGGTTTAGATGTAGAGCAAAAGATGTATTGAGGTATGATAGGGTCATTATTGTACCTCACAGCAAGTAGGCCTGACATTGTATTCAGTGTAGGGCTATGTGCAAGGTTTCAAGCTAAGCCAAAAGAATCAcatttaaaatctataaaaagaaTCTTCAGATACTTAAAAGGAACCAGTGATCTTGGCTTGTGGTATCTCAAAGGTAGTAACTTTAACTTGGTAAGATACTCTGATGCTGATTATGCAGGAAATCTGGTGGACAGGAAAAGAACTACAGGTATGGCATACTTCTTAGGATCATGTTTGATTACTTGGTCCataaagaagcaaaattcagtagcTAGGTCATGCTGTGCCCAGTTGTTGTGNNNNNNNNNNNNNNNNNNNNNNNNNNNNNNNNNNNNNNNNNNNNNNNNNNNNNNNNNNNNNNNNNNNNNNNNNNNNNNNNNNNNNNNNNNNNNNNNNNNNNNNNNNNNNNNNNNNNNNNNNNNNNNNNNNNNNNNNNNNNNNNNNNNNNNNNNNNNNNNNNNNNNNNNNNNNNNNNNNNNNNNNNNNNNNNNNNNNNNNNNNNNNNNNNNNNNNNNNNNNNNNNNNNNNNNNNNNNNNNNNNNNNNNNNNNNNNNNNNNNNNNNNNNNNNNNNNNNNNNNNNNNNNNNNNNNNNNNNNNNNNNNNNNNNNNNNNNNNNNNNNNNNNNNNNNNNNNNNNNNNNNNNNNNNNNNNNNNNNNNNNNNNNNNNNNNNNNNNNNNNNNNNNNNNNNNNNNNNNNNNNNNNNNNNNNNNNNNNNNNNNNNNNNNNNNNNNNNNNNNNNNNNNNNNNNNNNNNNNNNNNNNNNNNNNNNNNNNNNNNNNNNNNNNNNNNNNNNNNNNNNNNNNNNNNNNNNNNNNNNNNNNNNNNNNNNNNNNNNNNNNNNNNNNNNNNNNNNNNNNNNNNNNNNNNNNNNNNNNNNNNNNNNNNNNNNNNNNNNNNNNNNNNNNNNNNNNNNNNNNNNNNNNNNNNNNNNNNNNNNNNNNNNNNNNNNNNNNNNNNNNNNNNNNNNNNNNNNNNNNNNNNNNNNNNNNNNNNNNNNNNNNNNNNNNNNNNNNNNNNNNNNNNNNNNNNNNNNNNNNNNNNNNNNNNNNNNNNNNNNNNNNNNNNNNNNNNNNNNNNNNNNNNNNNNNNNNNNNNNNNNNNNNNNNNNNNNNNNNNNNNNNNNNNNNNNNNNNNNNNNNNNNNNNNNNNNNNNNNNNNNNNNNNNNNNNNNNNNNNNNNNNNNNNNNNNNNNNNNNNNNNNNNNNNNNNNNNNNNNNNNNNNNNNNNNNNNNNNNNNNNNNNNNNNNNNNNNNNNNNNNNNNNNNNNNNNNNNNNNNNNNNNNNNNNNNNNNNNNNNNNNNNNNNNNNNNNNNNNNNNNNNNNNNNNNNNNNNNNNNNNNNNNNNNNNNNNNNNNNNNNNNNNNNNNNNNNNNNNNNNNNNNNNNNNNNNNNNNNNNNNNNNNNNNNNNNNNNNNNNNNNNNNNNNNNNNNNNNNNNNNNNNNNNNNNNNNNNNNNNNNNNNNNNNNNNNNNNNNNNNNNNNNNNNNNNNNNNNNNNNNNNNNNNNNNNNNNNNNNNNNNNNNNNNNNNNNNNNNNNNNNNNNNNNNNNNNNNNNNNNNNNNNNNNNNNNNNNNNNNNNNNNNNNNNNNNNNNNNNNNNNNNNNNNNNNNNNNNNNNNNNNNNNNNNNNNNNNNNNNNNNNNNNNNNNNNNNNNNNNNNNNNNNNNNNNNNNNNNNNNNNNNNNNNNNNNNNNNNNNNNNNNNNNNNNNNNNNNNNNNNNNNNNNNNNNNNNNNNNNNNNNNNNNNNNNNNNNNNNNNNNNNNNNNNNNNNNNNNNNNNNNNNNNNNNNNNNNNNNNNNNNNNNNNNNNNNNNNNNNNNNNNNNNNNNNNNNNNNNNNNNNNNNNNNNNNNNNNNNNNNNNNNNNNNNNNNNNNNNNNNNNNNNNNNNNNNNNNNNNNNNNNNNNNNNNNNNNNNNNNNNNNNNNNNNNNNNNNNNNNNNNNNNNNNNNNNNNNNNNNNNNNNNNNNNNNNNNNNNNNNNNNNNNNNNNNNNNNNNNNNNNNNNNNNNNNNNNNNNNNNNNNNNNNNNNNNNNNNNNNNNNNNNNNNNNNNNNNNNNNNNNNNNNNNNNNNNNNNNNNNNNNNNNNNNNNNNNNNNNNNNNNNNNNNNNNNNNNNNNNNNNNNNNNNNNNNNNNNNNNNNNNNNNNNNNNNNNNNNNNNNNNNNNNNNNNNNNNNNNNNNNNNNNNNNNNNNNNNNNNNNNNNNNNNNNNNNNNNNNNNNNNNNNNNNNNNNNNNNNNNNNNNNNNNNNNNNNNNNNNNNNNNNNNNNNNNNNNNNNNNNNNNNNNNNNNNNNNNNNNNNNNNNNNNNNNNNNNNNNNNNNNNNNNNNNNNNNNNNNNNNNNNNNNNNNNNNNNNNNNNNNNNNNNNNNNNNNNNNNNNNNNNNNNNNNNNNNNNNNNNNNNNNNNNNNNNNNNNNNNNNNNNNNNNNNNNNNNNNNNNNNNNNNNNNNNNNNNNNNNNNNNNNNNNNNNNNNNNNNNNNNNNNNNNNNNNNNNNNNNNNNNNNNNNNNNNNNNNNNNNNNNNNNNNNNNNNNNNNNNNNNNNNNNNNNNNNNNNNNNNNNNNNNNNNNNNNNNNNNNNNNNNNNNNNNNNNNNNNNNNNNNNNNNNNNNNNNNNNNNNNNNNNNNNNNNNNNNNNNNNNNNNNNNNNNNNNNNNNNNNNNNNNNNNNNNNNNNNNNNNNNNNNNNNNNNNNNNNNNNNNNNNNNNNNNNNNNNNNNNNNNNNNNNNNNNNNNNNNNNNNNNNNNNNNNNNNNNNNNNNNNNNNNNNNNNNNNNNNNNNNNNNNNNNNNNNNNNNNNNNNNNNNNNNNNNNNNNNNNNNNNNNNNNNNNNNNNNNNNNNNNNNNNNNNNNNNNNNNNNNNNNNNNNNNNNNNNNNNNNNNNNNNNNNNNNNNNNNNNNNNNNNNNNNNNNNNNNNNNNNNNNNNNNNNNNNNNNNNNNNNNNNNNNNNNNNNNNNNNNNNNNNNNNNNNNNNNNNNNNNNNNNNNNNNNNNNNNNNNNNNNNNNNNNNNNNNNNNNNNNNNNNNNNNNNNNNNNNNNNNNNNNNNNNNNNNNNNNNNNNNNNNNNNNNNNNNNNNNNNNNNNNNNNNNNNNNNNNNNNNNNNNNNNNNNNNNNNNNNNNNNNNNNNNNNNNNNNNNNNNNNNNNNNNNNNNNNNNNNNNNNNNNNNNNNNNNNNNNNNNNNNNNNNNNNNNNNNNNNNNNNNNNNNNNNNNNNNNNNNNNNNNNNNNNNNNNNNNNNNNNNNNNNNNNNNNNNNNNNNNNNNNNNNNNNNNNNNNNNNNNNNNNNNNNNNNNNNNNNTAAatctccctcaatgattgactagaatatgCTATACCTTAGTGAGTattgattaattcagtcttacacatttagttgtgtatcctaattccaagattttgAAGAAACGTGGTATAATTATGTGTTATTTTTTGCAGATCGACTGAATTATTAAGGCATGAGTAGTCATGGACTaatcagaacacaaggtatggtTATTGTTTTCCATGGTAGCATTAAGAGAAACAGGTTATCTACATAGTTCACTTTGTCATGATTACAACCGCCAAAAACCAACAGTCCTCTTCTTCAAAAGGCTGACAGACCTTTCCCATCATTACAACACCTCTACATCAACACATTTCTTTGTATCACAGTCCCTTCACGTTTCAACTTCCTTCTCACTCATCTTAAATACGCACcgttttttctcttctatctccaCTTCTTTCTTAATCTCTAAAAATCCAACAATCTATGGCGTCTTCCTCATCCTATCCTTCCTCTACAAAACATTACTTTACCTTCCCTTATCCAACCCCAAATCCCTATCAAATTATCTAATTTTCCATTAACCTCCACCACAACCATTCTTTCACTCCTTCTTCAAACCTTCTCTTTTTTCAAAACCCTTACCATTACCTGTGCATCTTCTTCAGATCCTTGATCGCGATGAAATTCCCATTGCTAATCTTATCCCTAGACGGCCATGCTCAACTCTGAAAAGAAAACCATCTTCTGTCCCCATTGATGTTGACATCAATACTCAAGTAAAATATTCTTTTGTCATCCATTCATTCCAAACTCCACATACTCGGGGATGGAAACAAAGAGAAGATTCTTCTACTCCCCCACGTGAGCCCTCTCCTGATATTCTCCTCCGCTCCAAAAGAAAATGCAAGTATATCATAGAAAAACCCTTAAAGTCTTTATTCTTTCCCAAACCCTCATCATCCTCAAAATCTACTATCGAAGTCACTACTGGTCTTGGGTCCACCTCCTCTAAAGTTTCTCCAAAATCTACTTCCCATCCCAAGAAATAAGCTCCACAACCTGGTTCTTCTGATCCATTTGACTCAGATTTAGACTATCTTCCTGATACTCCTCATGTTCCTCCTACTTCTATTGACTCtgatgatgaaattcatattgataCTACTACTGATAAAACTTCTCAGTCAGAACATGCTCTACACTTGCAGAAATGAAAGATGACTAGAGGAAGAGTTGTCACTAGGTTTGGGAATCCTAATATAGATACATTAGTTTCAAAACTGACAGCACAGGAGTGGTCATCCTTATTTCTTCAAGGTGATCATCAGATAAGATTTGGTAAAACTGAGGTGTATGAGTTTTATACCAATGAAGTTGCAATTGGGGAAATGATTTCAACCACAGTTCATGGGGAAACCATTAATCTTTATCCTACTGATCTGGGTGGAATTCTCAGTGTTCTAACTGGTGGTTGAAGTCATTATGTGAAGGGATCTTGGCCACCTCTTGATAATCTTCCATCCATTCTTGATATCTGTAGAAAATTATTTGGGAATCCTCTTCTTTCTTCTCATCATAGggtcatgaaaaatgagatttcccCTCTCTATCAGTCCTATTTTGATGTGGTTCACAAAATGATCTTGCCTCGATAGGAAAGATGCACAGTTGCAAGTTTTCTTGATCTTACCTTAATGGAACTATTGGATTCTGAGATTCCAATAAACCTTCCTCTACTCATCATTAAGCATATGCAAAGGGTACTTATTAAAGATACAAATGACCATGCTCTGCCCTATCAGTTCTGGCTTGCATTTGTTTTTGATGATTTTCATGTACCTATCAAGGTATGATCCTTGCAGACGACTAAGGATATGATTGGACAACTGAACCATGCTAGGTTACCTACTACCATGAGACATACTGACAACCCTATGCAAAAGTTGTGACATGCCTTAAAGGCAAAGAAGGGTCAGCTAGAGGGTGCACAGGCTGCATTGGTAGCTACCAAGGCTGTTCATAAAGATGAAAAGAGTGTTCTTGAAGCTAAAATTGCATCCCTTATAGAAATCTTGGATAAGAAACACGCTAAAAATGCTTATATCCTTAGGACGTTGACCTCCCTTATTCCCTCCACCTTCtctaattaaaattcttcttcaTCCTTTAAGCCCATTCACTATGATGCTCTCCTGTTCACCttgtttctctttttgttttactGGATAGCAATAattgtatttgttttatttatgttgGACCTATTTTGCTTCACTTGATCTACTTCTGCTTAATTCAATGCATAGTTATCTCTTGCTCTGAATCTTGCTTattttagtgatagccccagtggccataaTTATTAAACAATTTTTACTTGATGGCTCAGCCTTTCGATGATGTTAAAAGAGAGAAGAACAGATTATACAATGCTTATAACTTAATTTGACTAACCTATTTCATTCTACTGTGATTCTATTATTTAATTCCTTCCTAAGTATGTCAGGATTTTGTAATAATAAAGCTACTatatttgtcatcatcaaaaggaGGAATTTGTTAGGGCATggggagttttgatgatagacagcTGAATAAAACACGTTGAAGAAGCTGGTCCATTCAAGGTGAAATAGTCTAGCTAGCACAGGAGTTTGGATGATATTATTATGTGTTCAAGACAAACTTAGATAACATTGATTACATCAGAAGCTGAGTTAGATCTGACTAGAAGTCTTGAAGAAGTCAAGTTGATCAAGGAGTTCAGTAAGAAGagaatttgaattaaaagaatCCTATCAAAACTAGGAAAGGTGAGGCGGCAGCAAAAGGGAAAAGAATTAACTGATAGAGTTCTACTGAAGAACGAATTGAACATCAAAAAGGACTCTATCACAGGTTGGCTTAAATACAGCAAAATGACTCAAAGCCAGTACTCACACACGTACTGAAAAAGTCAATCAATAATCAGTatacatacttgaagaagaaccaaTCCTCTTACTTAACAGGTCATAAACTGTATAGTAGTTAGGTTCTGGTATTATAATGAGTCATAGATTCTAGTATCagtaatctataaactgagttaggagttgttgTCTTCAATtttgggaactcgaagacttagGAACACTTATTTTGGGAAGATTAGTGTTTTTATAGTAaaaggagttagaagttttaattcctaggttacaaaaagtcttgtaattttattgattgttgaggctcaagtatttTAGTAAagttgggttaaatcctgtagaggtacagatcatgattttttacacctttcttgagccaggtgttttccacataaaaacaCTATGTTCagtttacttctgtgaaccacgtttacttacttgttccataGATAGGCAATTAGTAGGACACGTACTCTAACAATTTGCATAAATAGTCAGAACTCGAAAGAGTGGTCATTGTCGAAAAGACCACAGTCGGCACTACGGGCCACAGCCCATAATGGTCGTCTAGTCGCCGGCTCTGGTATTGTTGTACACATGATGATTTCGCCGGTGGTCTATGGTTCGATCGATTATTCGACTATTGGACTGATGTTTGTTGTTAGTTGTATGTGGTGTACTATTACTTATTAGCTATTAGGGttgctattatatatttatattatattattatatataaaatattatatatatataataatatatattatcaattatttatagaattttgtTTATTGGTTTATCCGAATTATTCTTTTGaaaaaccaaaaaccaaaccgtttaatcatatttcaaaaattaaaatccaaaactgatccaaaaaaatcaaaaaaccaaacTGAAATTAGTTTAAACCCAAATATGCCCATCCCTAGAAAAGGTAACTTTCTTGCACATATCATTTGGCATCATCTTTTCAGGCTGTGTTGGATAGTGCCAGCGATGACCTCGTGTATCCTTCTTTTATCCACaatggatctcgtgcttctgctTGAGGTGTTCTTGCCCTTTCAAGCTTCTCTTCATTAATCTGGTGAAGTAACTCTTTCTGTTAGATGAATCTTTGCATTTCTATGAGGGAGTCTTTAGCCGTATTCTTTTTATGGAGTTGGTGACTTCATTTCTCGTGATATCATATGGTGGTTGATATTCCTTAATCGTTCGTCGGGCTTCATCCCGGTGAGGATGATTGTCAGTGTAGTTCCATTTTCCCCATTCCTTCAAACATATTTTCTTTAGAATGCATATATTCTGCTAGAAAATAAAGTGATGTGCTTTATAATATTTATCTTTAAGAGAGTATTTAAATGGAAAATTTCCAGAGTAGTGAAATTTTTGGCTGAGCTTGGACATCATGGTATATGATACCTATCGGACGATGCAGCATGAAGACCATTGCATCATAGAAATCTTTGAAGCACCAAATCCAATATTATCGTGGCTTAAACCATAGTATGAATCTCTTTAGAGCTGGTTGGATTCAATCAAAATGCCTAAAGGCATCACACTTGAGGTCTATGATGATGTAGTACCAGTGGCATAGGTACTAGAATAGCCATAGAAGTTCTTGCTGGAAGTCATTGGCTAGTGTGATGAACATATGATAGAAAAGGTATTCTGGGTACACTTAGAACGACTTTAGGATGGATCCGACATACTTTTTGAATACTTAAAGCTTGTAGAAAGTCCTTTATTCTAGGAGAAAAGATGGATCGAAGGGATCCACATATTAGTTGAACGGATATGAAGTCAATCTGCTATTCTGGAAGATCATATTCTTGATGTGTTAAACATATGAATTTCACTAGCTAGTTTCTGGTTGTCTTCTCCGGTGTTAGATATCAGGTAAAGATCATCAGCATGGATATCACCTGATTCTTCATATATATTCATGGAGAGGAAAGTGTCCTCCGTATATTCTTCTTCCAGTGAGAAAACTAATTCAAGGTTATTCTCTTTGCTGAGATAGATTCCCGCATGATTAGTTATTTCCTTAAAGAAGTGGACAGAGTCCATCGACTTTTTGACTTGAGGATATTTTCTTGTAAAGTCACCAGGCTTTCAATAAATTAAGCAACTGTTCTtctttttgtccttcattgaGCTTCTTCGTCTGAAATACCTGGTTTGCTTGATCCCCTTAGTCTCATCATTTAGAGGCCTAGGTAGTTTGAATCTTCTGAACCACAACTTTCTTTGGGATCTCACCTGATGGCTTGAGTAGGGACAGTCGGACTTTGTAACAAGATTGTTCCTACTGCAAGGATGATCAAGAGCTAGGTTATTTTGGATGATCTGCTTCAGTACAGATCTCTTCTtgtatagatattttttttaggCCTAAAAGATGGCCTACTTGGAGTAGCTCTCATCTTTGCAAAAGACTTCTTGTAGGATTTGGATGTTGACGGTAAAGTCTTAGGATGTGAGATAAGTATTTTTATCCATAATACCAAGTGCACTCTACCAATCAGTGAGAATTATGAAGAATGTGGATATGCAATATGACAGTGACATGTATTGTCCTTGTTCAGCCAGATTCTTCATCGTCATGAGAGTGAGGAAGTCCTGAATTTCATAAGGCCAAGGCGGAATCGAAACAATGGTTTCTTTTTCCTCTGTTGTTGGTTCTTGCCTCTTTTCTGGGACTAGATCACTAGTCATCTCATCTTGATCAGAGACTGATTTAGAGACCTCTAGTTCTTTAGAGTGTTTCTCGAATATGGGTAGATATTCATCCTCGAGAAATTAGATTGAGGGTTGTCGGGTATCTATATTATCTTTGACATATTAACCAACAGGGAATTCATCTTCAGTCTTATATCGTATATCCATAGGATTAGTATTGGATGACTATTTACTAATGAAAGGTTGTGGTTAGCCATCAATAAAGAGAGATGGGATATCCTAGGATATTTTTTTATCTGTGTTGAATAAAGATTCAAGAATGCAGTCTGCATCAGGATGAAGATCATGAAGCGCATCATCTTCGGTTGGGAACTAAGAAGCCATGGATTTCTCTGAGGTTTGATCTTCCATTTTGGCCTTTCTGGATTTAGGAAATACTTTTGCAAAGTTTCCCTTATCATGGTAGTTGAAGCATTTTTTCTTTCCTGAGTTTCTCTTTTTGGAGGATCTTGCACCTTTACTAGTTATAGGTTCCGTATCCGGGGGTTTACATTTTTTAGCTCGTCTATACTGTATGTACCTCTTGTTTCTTACTTGGCGCTTTAAGAGTTGGGGAGACCCATCGGGCTTGAGAATTGAATCGCCATGTTTTGTATTAGAGTGTACAAATTTTAAACGTTCATTCGACATGGAATGTTATTGGACATGGTATTGCCGAATTAAGTTTCCttatattttttaggaggatGGGAGTCTATGTGAGGAGATAACTCTTTTGGAATAGGCTCATCATTCCTTAAAATAATAAGACTTAGATCAACTTGATCGAGGTTGGTCAATTCAGCGGTCTTGTGATTATCCTCGAGAAGGCATTATTTTAGAGAAACATGTTCTTTATTGTGGTAGTCTTCATCGAGGATTTGTAAGAGACTATCTGAAGTGGTGGGATTTGGTTCATAACTTGAGATCATCATATGTGCTGGATCAATTGACTGGTCATTTATGCTCTATTGTTGTTTCTCTGTATCAtaattttaggatattttctGAATAAGAGGAACATTTGTTGTTTCCCATATGACTTTGGTGATTTCAAGCCCAAGCGTTGGTTTATCATCAGATATTATAGTTTAGGATATAGGCATTAGTGGATTGGGTATTGGTGGACTGATAAATTTATGGCCCTTATATTATAAGAGGTACTTTTATGGTGATATGGGATATGATATTGGATTTAACCTGAAATTTAGGGGTTGTTGTATTTTGAGGACCTCATGCATGCGTTGTGCTTTGAGAATTCATACTCCAGGTATTGGATTTGGATTTTCTGGAAAGCAGTTTCTTTTTTATGTTGGCTGAGGGAGTAGAATGGTGAGGTGTCTGGTGTACACACATTCTATTGTAGGGTGTCAAGCCATTGTTTTAGGACTTGTTAGTGGTTTTAGATTCTGATCAATCCATCTTATAGGACTGGTAGGATACCATTTGGCAATTTGGAGCATAGCTTGGGTTATCCTTTGCAGAGTGGTGGTTTTGTGAGAAAGCATTTATGTGACTAGATCTTGAAAGGGACAACATAAGCATCTGAGGGTTGACTTCAGATTGAGCGTGTTGGACATTATCTTTTTTGCACCTTTTATAGTCACAATTCGTCCTCCACAGGTAGTGTCCTGAAAAGGGGCCTTTGCACCAGAACAGGCTACGACCCTCATGATAGAATTGATTTATCCAATCTTAGGCTTTCATGAAACTGGTGAGGAGCCTAAATATTGCTCTCGAATCCTAAAAATTAGGGAAGTGTTCACTCAATTTGTACGTAGGGATGTAAAAAATGGTCGATATGGAATCTCATAATAGGAGTCACCAGTATCACTAATGGAATGGAGAGGTTGAGGATAGTCTCTTAACTCCTCATAACTTGCGATCCATGAAGCTGAAAGAATATCATGCAGTTCATCCCTAGATATGTGTGTTGGGATATTCGTATACTATGTAGTTCTTCTTATTGCATTTATGTGTAGGAACAGAGATTTCTCTCCAGATGGAGGAGTTAAGTTCATGGTGTAAGTTTGCGCTCACCAAAACATCTGGTAATGAAGAGTTTCTCGAGTTACGTCTTTATCCTACGGTACTCTAAAGATCTGTACTTAGATTATTATTACCTTCATACGATATGGATCAGATAAGGGTATGTGAAAGTTAGGTAATAACGTGAAAAAAAAATGTCCCAACGTCCAGGATAATTTCCTACATACCCAAGTTCACATATTGGTACTCGTCAAATCTACTATCAAGAAGGAAAAAATGCACTAGTACTGGCCTGCCTTTTCTTCCGTGATAAGTTAAACTGATTCATAAGCACCAATATGGAGATGATTGATAAttctcaactcactcccatgtttgaggggtgaggcagtcattgtcaataacctaacttgagttggggtcgaatcctcaAGGAGCGAATTACAAATTTCAAGTCTTagggtgctctaattactaaaaggttacccgaAATGCTAACAAAGaggacatgtaaaataaaatggggggatttgtttgtAATGATTGTTGACTAACAATGCACGAATATGACACTtgtgatttaaaatcaagatttgaggatATCTTGAGGttatgtctacctaaaagtaAAAGCATGTGgattgatgatggtttagcatgaaaCTTAGTTGATGACTAAAGGATACGCTAGGTCGAAGATCATTGtggttaatctttcaataaaagcacaatgatttcacccattggctctttctagcacctaacaagtgtacaattcataatcacccaaaacctcaatcaagcatccctatttctaggatgatgtttTTGACAAGATTTATactcctaatacacttatttcaaagattgcaaaaggtagaaaaccataggcttaattgtccGTCATTACTTTGTCcctctataaccctctttcaaggatgttatgggttaccttatGTTCAcattcatccctctttcaaggatgatgaagggtttctagattttgaggttttcacccacaaattccaattcATAATTAATCAGTGGTGAAATCCATagtcaacaactaaaaatcatgcaaacaca is from Capsicum annuum cultivar UCD-10X-F1 chromosome 5, UCD10Xv1.1, whole genome shotgun sequence and encodes:
- the LOC124898506 gene encoding uncharacterized mitochondrial protein AtMg00820-like translates to MCAFKVFLSEIEPKKVTEALLDIDWIIAMQDELNYFEKSKVWHLVPLPKERSIIGTKWVYRNKVDEHRTVTRNKARLVVQGYNQEEGINFDETFSPVAKLKTIRLLVTFASYMEFILYQMDVKSAFLNGILKEKEIWWTGKELQAVLDSASDDLVYPSFIHNGSRASA